Proteins from a single region of Acidianus ambivalens:
- a CDS encoding AAA family ATPase — MQVDNKVLELPKKFLEALWSPFVGREEEAKVITLALLSKEHVVLIGEPGTAKSALARRAAELLNAKFFMYLLTKYTEPAELFGALDINALKQGVYKRITKDRLPESEIAFLDEIFNANSAILNALLSLLNERVIYDGYNVIKVPLRTLISASNRVPDEPELEALYDRLLLRHYAKPVGEEMWKNLIESAWELEFTTKWKVESPLMTIEDLDKIYSYLTEVDLSPVKSKLLKLYAMLEEKGIHLSDRRKGKVLKIISAHALLNGRLKATEEDLIVLKYIAPKEIDDFEKVSALLSEELKTPIKYMRELNEIYNNIKEAGKYVDAASESDPRLIDLIRSLKATRDRVIALGKESGDEKVEEFSKEVSAEIDKLLEKVGRKLGIYT, encoded by the coding sequence ATGCAAGTGGATAATAAAGTGCTTGAACTTCCCAAGAAATTTTTGGAAGCCTTATGGAGCCCTTTTGTGGGCAGAGAAGAGGAAGCTAAAGTTATCACCCTAGCGTTACTCTCCAAAGAACACGTCGTGTTAATTGGAGAACCTGGAACAGCAAAATCTGCATTAGCTAGAAGAGCTGCAGAATTATTAAATGCAAAGTTCTTCATGTATCTGCTAACAAAATATACAGAACCAGCAGAATTATTTGGAGCTTTAGATATAAATGCATTAAAACAAGGAGTGTACAAAAGAATAACTAAAGATAGATTACCAGAAAGCGAAATTGCTTTTCTAGATGAGATATTTAATGCAAATAGTGCAATACTAAACGCGTTATTATCGTTACTAAACGAAAGAGTAATTTATGACGGTTATAACGTAATTAAAGTTCCTTTAAGGACTTTAATAAGTGCAAGCAATAGAGTTCCCGATGAGCCAGAATTAGAGGCTCTTTATGATAGGTTGCTATTAAGGCATTACGCTAAACCAGTAGGAGAAGAAATGTGGAAAAATCTAATAGAGTCAGCTTGGGAATTGGAGTTTACAACAAAATGGAAGGTCGAATCACCATTAATGACCATAGAAGATCTTGATAAGATATATTCCTATCTAACAGAAGTCGACTTAAGTCCGGTAAAGAGTAAATTACTTAAACTTTACGCAATGCTGGAGGAAAAAGGAATTCATTTAAGCGACAGAAGAAAAGGAAAAGTCCTAAAAATTATTTCAGCTCATGCCTTGCTAAACGGTAGACTAAAAGCTACAGAAGAGGACTTAATAGTCTTAAAGTATATAGCACCAAAAGAAATAGATGACTTTGAGAAAGTCTCTGCTTTACTCTCTGAAGAACTAAAGACTCCAATAAAGTACATGAGGGAATTGAACGAAATTTACAATAATATAAAAGAAGCAGGAAAATATGTTGATGCTGCAAGCGAGTCTGATCCAAGATTAATAGACTTAATAAGGTCATTAAAGGCAACCAGAGATAGAGTAATAGCTCTAGGTAAAGAAAGCGGCGACGAGAAAGTAGAAGAGTTTTCTAAAGAAGTAAGTGCAGAAATTGATAAATTATTGGAAAAAGTTGGTAGAAAGTTGGGGATTTACACATGA
- a CDS encoding OB-fold nucleic acid binding domain-containing protein, protein MEEKIGNLKGGMENVNVTGRVLQVGEQKVVQTRNGQRTIREVMIGDETGRIKLTLWGNQGDNIKEGQVIKVENGWTTVFKGQVQLNAGSRSKISESQEEVPEADQIPENTPTDNSPPRRNFRGGRRNFRGGRRPPQRGGEEEE, encoded by the coding sequence ATGGAAGAAAAAATAGGTAATCTAAAAGGTGGAATGGAAAACGTAAACGTAACCGGAAGAGTTCTCCAAGTTGGAGAACAAAAAGTCGTGCAAACAAGAAATGGTCAACGTACAATTAGAGAAGTAATGATTGGAGACGAAACAGGGAGAATAAAACTAACTCTTTGGGGAAATCAAGGAGATAACATAAAAGAAGGACAAGTAATAAAAGTCGAAAATGGTTGGACAACTGTTTTTAAAGGTCAAGTTCAGTTAAATGCGGGAAGTAGATCAAAGATTTCTGAGAGTCAAGAAGAAGTACCGGAGGCAGATCAAATCCCAGAGAATACGCCAACTGATAATTCTCCACCAAGGAGAAACTTTAGAGGAGGAAGAAGGAATTTTAGAGGAGGAAGAAGACCACCACAAAGAGGCGGAGAGGAAGAAGAATGA
- a CDS encoding PqqD family protein has product MNFDEIKDKKPQKVGEFIDKAEDGDNYIIKVSDDKIFEVAPIAYYIWAMCDGSKTVTQIVDEISKEANIEFDQLKDPVTAVLEQLQQASLITL; this is encoded by the coding sequence ATGAATTTCGACGAAATTAAGGATAAAAAACCTCAAAAAGTAGGAGAATTTATAGATAAGGCAGAAGACGGAGATAATTACATAATAAAAGTTTCTGACGACAAAATATTCGAAGTGGCTCCAATAGCTTACTATATATGGGCTATGTGCGACGGAAGTAAGACCGTAACTCAAATAGTCGATGAGATTAGTAAAGAAGCAAACATAGAGTTTGATCAATTAAAAGATCCCGTAACTGCCGTATTAGAACAGTTACAGCAAGCTTCTCTCATAACGTTATAA
- a CDS encoding molybdopterin-binding protein — MRAILPEDSLLSAQEAISLFVSKVPPERRIKEIEITDALNKISAEDVYSPIDLPPFSRSTVDGFAVKSSFTPGKFKIIGKINIGKYKEIEISDNEAVEVDTGAMIPKGADAVIKIEETKIEGEYVEIPKKLNFGTDIAWIGSDVPRGTQILYKGEKITPEKIAFLASAGINKIKVYETPSIYVISTGDELIEPGKELQPGKIYESNLHFLISRLKNDGYNVVGHKVVVDDKDKIEEALEEASEIADVIIITGGTSAGEKDLVHQIIREKGEIIVHGLKFKPGKPTLLGKFNGKPVFGLPGNIVSTIMIYDRVIRNYLSLMKGEENNTEETEYAQLLLPVKADKKRFTYIPVYLVQGFAIPIPFDSYMVGSFSLADGFIGLDPGTELKEGDKVEVIIKRKDRRITLIGEEDKRFDNLNVRKIYLGSQVSCKALEKGIGDIVVISSLFCTPNNYDYLIERRILEQGEGDEVGYFDWLGLSKFNRNPSVKLKSPSTVLNFLGKAKVFAPEGYLKEGKELGKEKLFVIVRNKEAFKFLNGIF; from the coding sequence ATGAGAGCTATTTTACCTGAAGATTCTCTTTTATCAGCACAAGAAGCAATTTCCTTATTTGTATCTAAAGTTCCTCCAGAAAGGAGGATAAAGGAGATTGAAATAACAGATGCTCTTAATAAAATATCTGCTGAGGACGTTTATTCTCCTATAGACTTACCTCCGTTTTCTAGATCAACAGTTGATGGGTTCGCCGTAAAATCTTCTTTCACTCCAGGAAAATTCAAGATAATAGGGAAAATAAATATTGGAAAATATAAAGAAATTGAAATTTCCGATAATGAAGCAGTTGAAGTTGATACTGGAGCTATGATCCCAAAAGGTGCAGACGCTGTTATAAAAATTGAGGAAACTAAAATTGAAGGAGAATACGTTGAGATCCCTAAAAAGCTAAACTTTGGAACAGATATAGCATGGATAGGTAGCGATGTGCCAAGAGGCACGCAGATACTTTATAAAGGAGAAAAAATTACTCCTGAAAAAATTGCGTTCCTAGCTTCTGCTGGAATAAACAAGATAAAAGTTTATGAGACACCTTCGATTTACGTAATCTCAACTGGTGATGAGTTAATAGAGCCTGGTAAAGAGTTACAGCCGGGAAAAATATACGAAAGCAATCTTCATTTCCTTATTTCAAGACTTAAAAATGATGGATACAATGTAGTAGGTCATAAAGTCGTAGTAGATGATAAAGATAAAATTGAAGAAGCCCTTGAAGAGGCTAGTGAGATTGCAGATGTGATAATCATAACTGGTGGTACAAGCGCGGGAGAAAAAGACCTTGTTCACCAAATAATTAGAGAGAAAGGAGAAATAATAGTTCATGGACTAAAGTTTAAGCCAGGGAAACCTACATTATTAGGGAAATTTAACGGAAAGCCGGTCTTTGGACTTCCTGGTAATATTGTATCTACGATCATGATTTACGATAGAGTAATTAGAAACTACTTATCGCTAATGAAGGGAGAAGAAAATAACACTGAAGAAACTGAATATGCGCAATTATTACTTCCAGTTAAGGCAGATAAAAAGAGATTCACATATATTCCAGTATACTTAGTACAAGGATTTGCAATACCTATTCCTTTTGATAGCTATATGGTAGGTAGCTTTTCTTTGGCCGACGGTTTTATTGGGCTTGATCCAGGCACAGAGTTAAAAGAAGGGGATAAAGTTGAAGTCATAATAAAGAGAAAGGACAGGAGGATTACATTAATAGGAGAAGAAGATAAAAGATTTGATAACTTGAACGTAAGAAAAATTTATTTAGGCTCGCAAGTTTCTTGCAAGGCTTTAGAGAAGGGCATAGGAGATATAGTAGTTATTAGTTCATTATTCTGTACTCCGAATAATTATGACTATTTAATAGAAAGAAGAATTCTAGAACAAGGAGAGGGAGATGAAGTTGGATATTTTGATTGGCTAGGATTAAGCAAATTTAATAGAAATCCATCAGTAAAATTGAAGTCTCCTTCGACTGTGTTGAACTTTCTAGGTAAGGCAAAAGTGTTTGCACCAGAAGGATATCTTAAAGAAGGAAAGGAATTAGGCAAGGAAAAGTTATTCGTAATCGTAAGAAATAAGGAGGCTTTCAAATTCCTAAATGGAATTTTTTAA
- a CDS encoding homoserine kinase, translating into MSAKAEAYSSSANLGPGFDILSMAHNAFKDIVIARTIEEKGKIIIKSNNPKIPLDPEKNSAGLATKILLQEKGIDEGVEIEINKGIPFGLGLGSSGASSVAAIAAVNELFELKLTQEEMVKYSMFGEQASSGSPHPDNVAASVYGGIIAVTSVSPVKVEKIPVNLDFKILLISPQGEREGKTKKAREMLPSKIDLSLYVKNSRYLSSLILGFIKGDKELIKQGLNDEIVEVAREPLYPHYKKIKEIALKNGAIGSCVSGAGPTVLVLYDDNTNLDKIKVESLEVCKAFGLTCNFISAQIAGGVKSERLN; encoded by the coding sequence ATGTCAGCAAAAGCAGAGGCTTACTCAAGTTCCGCTAATTTGGGCCCTGGATTTGATATTTTATCCATGGCTCATAACGCTTTCAAGGACATAGTAATTGCGAGAACTATTGAGGAGAAGGGAAAAATAATAATCAAGAGTAATAATCCCAAGATTCCTTTAGATCCTGAAAAAAATTCTGCAGGATTGGCTACAAAAATTCTTCTTCAAGAAAAGGGAATAGATGAAGGGGTAGAAATCGAGATAAATAAGGGAATTCCTTTTGGCTTGGGTTTAGGCAGTAGTGGTGCCTCTTCTGTTGCTGCAATAGCAGCAGTTAACGAGCTTTTTGAGCTTAAGTTGACCCAAGAAGAGATGGTAAAATATTCGATGTTCGGAGAGCAGGCTTCTTCTGGCTCTCCTCACCCTGATAATGTAGCAGCTAGTGTATACGGTGGAATAATTGCTGTAACCTCGGTTTCTCCTGTAAAAGTAGAAAAAATCCCTGTTAATCTAGATTTTAAGATCCTATTAATTTCCCCCCAAGGTGAGAGGGAAGGCAAAACAAAAAAAGCTAGAGAAATGTTACCTAGTAAGATAGACCTTTCACTTTATGTTAAAAATTCCAGATATCTATCGTCGCTAATTTTAGGCTTTATTAAAGGAGATAAAGAATTGATAAAACAAGGGTTAAACGATGAAATAGTTGAAGTTGCGAGGGAGCCTCTCTATCCTCACTATAAGAAAATTAAAGAAATTGCATTGAAGAATGGCGCTATAGGTAGTTGTGTTAGCGGTGCAGGACCAACAGTCTTGGTGCTCTATGACGATAACACTAACCTTGATAAAATAAAGGTTGAGAGCCTTGAAGTTTGCAAAGCATTTGGACTTACATGCAATTTCATTTCGGCTCAAATAGCTGGAGGTGTAAAAAGTGAAAGACTCAACTAA
- a CDS encoding aminotransferase class I/II-fold pyridoxal phosphate-dependent enzyme: protein MKDSTKAVKEDIEDSTKAITTPIYQTVAFMFPEGEKFRYSREANPTTLELGKKIAELEGAEMGIAFSSGMGAITTTLLTLLTPGKSLLVTMDMFGRSLRFCKDFLANWGVKVTISKPGNENLLEAAKRSHFDVIFVESITNPLLRVINLPELSKIAKENNSILVVDSTFATPINQKPIELGADIVIHSASKFIAGHNDVIAGLAAGKEELMKNIDLMRRTLGTSLEPFPAYLVIRGMKTLKVRMDVINRNAEQIAEFLEDHPKVTKVYYPGLKSHPDYEIARKVLKGFGGVVSFEVRGGKDEALKVMRSTKVIIPAQSLGGVNSLISHPPTMSHRTLTLEERKIIGINDSLLRLSVGIEDVEDLIEDLDQALSKI, encoded by the coding sequence GTGAAAGACTCAACTAAGGCTGTAAAAGAAGATATTGAAGATTCAACTAAAGCAATTACTACACCAATTTATCAAACAGTAGCTTTTATGTTCCCAGAAGGAGAGAAATTTAGGTATTCAAGAGAAGCAAATCCTACAACCCTAGAGCTAGGCAAGAAGATAGCTGAACTTGAAGGAGCAGAAATGGGTATTGCGTTCTCTTCTGGAATGGGAGCTATTACTACAACTCTTCTTACTTTGCTTACTCCAGGAAAGTCGTTATTAGTAACCATGGACATGTTTGGTAGAAGTTTACGTTTTTGTAAAGATTTCTTGGCAAACTGGGGAGTTAAAGTAACTATTAGTAAACCTGGAAATGAAAACTTACTAGAGGCCGCAAAAAGATCTCATTTTGACGTGATATTTGTAGAAAGTATAACTAATCCTTTACTTCGAGTTATCAACTTACCAGAATTGTCAAAAATTGCTAAAGAAAATAATAGTATTCTAGTTGTAGATTCGACTTTTGCTACTCCAATAAATCAAAAGCCAATAGAGCTTGGAGCAGATATAGTTATACATAGTGCATCCAAATTTATTGCAGGGCATAATGACGTTATAGCAGGACTTGCTGCAGGTAAAGAAGAACTCATGAAGAACATCGACTTAATGAGGAGAACCCTGGGAACTTCTTTAGAACCTTTCCCTGCTTATCTAGTAATAAGGGGAATGAAAACTCTAAAGGTTAGAATGGACGTTATAAATAGGAATGCTGAACAGATAGCTGAATTTCTAGAAGATCATCCAAAAGTTACTAAGGTATATTATCCAGGATTAAAGTCTCATCCAGATTACGAAATAGCTAGAAAAGTTCTTAAAGGCTTTGGCGGAGTAGTAAGCTTTGAAGTTAGAGGAGGTAAGGATGAGGCTCTTAAGGTAATGAGATCAACTAAGGTAATAATTCCTGCACAGAGCTTAGGTGGCGTTAACTCCTTAATTTCTCATCCACCTACAATGAGTCATAGAACCCTGACTTTAGAGGAGAGGAAGATAATAGGAATTAACGATTCTTTACTAAGATTGTCTGTGGGAATAGAAGATGTTGAAGATCTGATAGAAGATTTAGATCAAGCTTTAAGTAAAATTTAA
- a CDS encoding DUF1152 domain-containing protein: MKAFVFGIGGGGDILSALLPYVYYKRLGYEVKLGAVVWERYVEDPLPGPICKEDLVNFEEINDYVYKVCSNSYAIRGGLKVVPQLMRVLKVVNDYGFAICNKGGDIGMSEALNDLIDKEKFDLVIGVDAGGDVLANGGEKGLGSPLIDSISLASLVSLKVKSILGIIGAGSDGELDYEYVLRRISEVAKIGGLLDSKGIDNDVANLMGEALKIVNTEASRIPFEAFHGLYGEVKIRNGTRKVYVTPVSSVMFFLDPKKLAQISGIYKIVAGSRSLDEANEKFHRHGIYTEYDFEKDLFEKFGFNSRNATYDELQKIREEGISRVKSGNVFNS; this comes from the coding sequence ATGAAGGCTTTCGTTTTTGGAATAGGCGGTGGCGGAGATATTTTATCAGCTCTTTTGCCTTACGTGTATTACAAAAGGTTAGGTTATGAAGTCAAATTAGGGGCAGTAGTTTGGGAGAGATACGTAGAAGATCCATTACCTGGACCAATCTGTAAGGAAGATCTGGTTAATTTTGAAGAAATAAATGATTATGTTTACAAAGTATGCTCTAACTCTTATGCAATAAGGGGAGGTCTAAAGGTAGTACCCCAATTGATGAGAGTCTTAAAAGTAGTCAATGATTATGGTTTTGCAATATGTAATAAAGGTGGAGACATAGGAATGTCAGAGGCCTTAAACGACCTTATAGATAAAGAGAAATTTGACTTAGTTATAGGAGTCGATGCCGGAGGAGACGTTTTAGCTAATGGAGGTGAAAAAGGATTGGGAAGCCCATTAATAGACTCAATTTCTTTAGCATCATTAGTTTCATTGAAAGTAAAATCCATTCTGGGAATTATTGGCGCTGGGAGCGATGGCGAGCTTGACTACGAATACGTATTAAGAAGAATTTCTGAAGTTGCAAAAATTGGTGGATTACTGGATTCTAAAGGAATAGACAATGATGTTGCAAATTTAATGGGCGAGGCGTTAAAGATAGTAAACACTGAAGCTTCTAGAATACCTTTTGAAGCATTTCATGGCTTATACGGTGAAGTTAAAATAAGGAATGGAACTAGAAAAGTTTACGTTACTCCAGTGTCATCCGTAATGTTTTTCTTAGATCCTAAGAAATTAGCCCAAATATCTGGAATTTATAAAATTGTTGCAGGATCAAGAAGTTTAGATGAGGCTAACGAAAAGTTTCATAGGCATGGAATATATACAGAGTATGATTTTGAAAAAGATTTATTTGAGAAATTTGGATTCAACTCTAGAAACGCTACGTATGATGAATTGCAAAAAATAAGGGAAGAGGGTATTTCAAGAGTAAAATCTGGAAATGTTTTTAATTCTTAA
- a CDS encoding KH domain-containing protein has translation MFISVPDEKINIVKSLIPKLKELSGVEITYDENTKTFNVDSSQNPYEAMKVISVIRAIGLGFSVDESLKLLSDDYMLEVIDLKQSVGSNPETLRRIKGRIIGENGKAKKIIQEYTGVSISITDHFVAIIGIYDQVQIARKAIELLIEGKEHSTVYKYLDKAEAELVHLSKNRSYNLK, from the coding sequence ATGTTCATTAGCGTACCGGATGAGAAAATAAATATAGTAAAGTCTCTTATACCAAAATTGAAAGAGTTAAGTGGAGTAGAAATTACGTATGACGAGAATACTAAAACCTTTAACGTTGACTCCTCACAAAACCCTTATGAGGCAATGAAAGTAATATCTGTAATTAGGGCGATAGGCTTAGGATTTTCTGTAGATGAATCGTTAAAATTACTTTCTGACGATTACATGCTTGAAGTCATAGATTTAAAGCAATCCGTTGGAAGTAATCCAGAAACTTTGAGGAGAATAAAAGGGAGAATCATAGGTGAGAACGGTAAGGCAAAGAAAATAATCCAAGAGTATACTGGAGTTTCAATATCGATAACAGATCATTTTGTAGCTATCATTGGAATTTATGATCAAGTGCAAATCGCAAGAAAAGCTATAGAATTGCTAATTGAAGGTAAAGAACATTCTACAGTTTACAAATACTTAGATAAAGCTGAGGCTGAACTAGTTCACCTTTCAAAGAATAGGTCTTATAATCTCAAGTGA
- a CDS encoding serine protein kinase RIO: MFEKKKVEKRRKDEDLFKVVDSTLSPRTYVLLEEIASKLNIDYYLGAISSGKEAKVYPAKTFDGKYYAVKIYYVSTSASKRAIQKYTFGDKRFEDIKATNTRKLIITWARKEFKNLSIMYESGVNVPKPILVKENILVMDFIGENGKRAPLLKELSEDEITKDLYDEVISQLEIMVNKAKLVHGDLSEYNIMVWDKVYIIDVSQAIFIESENAIDLLIRDIENVNKFFSSKGIEVYSTEDILKRLNITK, translated from the coding sequence TTGTTTGAAAAGAAAAAAGTTGAAAAAAGAAGAAAAGATGAGGATCTTTTTAAAGTAGTTGATTCTACTTTAAGTCCTAGAACTTACGTGCTATTAGAGGAAATAGCGAGTAAGTTAAATATTGATTATTATTTGGGAGCGATTTCCTCTGGAAAAGAGGCTAAAGTATACCCGGCAAAAACGTTCGATGGAAAATATTATGCAGTAAAGATTTATTATGTTTCTACTTCGGCTTCAAAAAGAGCAATTCAGAAATATACGTTTGGTGATAAAAGGTTCGAAGATATAAAAGCTACAAATACAAGAAAGCTTATAATTACTTGGGCTAGGAAGGAATTCAAGAATTTAAGTATAATGTACGAATCAGGAGTAAATGTACCTAAACCAATTCTAGTTAAAGAAAATATTCTAGTTATGGATTTTATTGGAGAGAACGGTAAGAGGGCTCCTCTTTTAAAAGAGCTTTCAGAAGACGAGATAACTAAAGACCTATATGATGAGGTAATTTCTCAGTTAGAAATCATGGTTAATAAAGCAAAGCTAGTGCACGGAGATTTAAGCGAATATAACATAATGGTATGGGACAAAGTTTACATAATTGATGTAAGCCAAGCAATTTTCATAGAGAGTGAAAACGCCATTGATCTGCTAATTAGGGATATTGAGAACGTGAACAAGTTTTTCTCCTCTAAGGGTATTGAAGTTTACTCAACTGAAGATATTTTAAAGAGATTAAATATAACTAAATGA
- a CDS encoding translation initiation factor aIF-1A, producing MPKKDPEAPVREVMKPAEGEVICVVKKMLGAEHIVVLCVDGKQRTARIPGRMRKKTWIKEGDVVLVAPWDFQPDKADIIHKYMHDEIKKLIDEGVVDKEVLDQLRG from the coding sequence TTGCCAAAAAAAGATCCAGAAGCACCAGTTAGAGAAGTAATGAAACCGGCAGAAGGAGAAGTCATTTGTGTAGTTAAGAAAATGCTCGGAGCTGAACATATAGTTGTCCTTTGTGTAGATGGAAAGCAAAGAACTGCAAGAATACCGGGTAGAATGAGAAAGAAAACTTGGATAAAGGAAGGAGATGTTGTATTAGTTGCACCTTGGGATTTTCAACCGGATAAAGCAGATATTATTCACAAGTATATGCACGATGAGATAAAGAAGTTAATTGATGAAGGGGTAGTTGATAAAGAAGTACTAGATCAGCTAAGAGGATAA
- a CDS encoding thiolase family protein — MTEVYIASAVRTPIGKFGGVFKDISPVDLGAIAIKEALKRANVDPKRVDIVIMGNILRAAFGQDLARQAAVKAGIPYEIDGYSVDMVCSSGMMSITNAVELIKTGDADIVVAGGMESMSQAALAVRSHVRWGVKMLMGKQLEFVDTMLMDGLTDPFNMKLMGEEADMVAKAHNFTRQELDEVAYQSHKRAAEATEKGLFASEIVPVEVNGTLITKDEGIRADTSIEKLSKLKPAFSKDGFHTAGNSSQLSDGASALVLMSEKAVKELGVDPLARVLGFSWAGIESWRFTEAPIFAVKKLLQKLNMDISKFDYFENNEAFAVNSVLANRYLGIPYDRLNVFGGAIALGHPIGASGARIVTTLINVLSKMKGERGIASICHGTGGSTAMAIELLRPL; from the coding sequence ATGACAGAAGTTTATATTGCCTCAGCTGTTAGGACTCCAATAGGAAAATTTGGAGGAGTATTTAAGGATATTAGTCCAGTAGATTTAGGTGCTATAGCGATAAAAGAAGCATTAAAGAGGGCAAATGTTGATCCTAAAAGAGTTGATATAGTAATTATGGGTAATATATTAAGAGCTGCCTTTGGTCAAGACTTGGCAAGACAAGCTGCAGTTAAGGCTGGAATTCCATATGAGATTGACGGATATTCTGTTGATATGGTTTGTTCTTCTGGAATGATGAGCATAACTAATGCAGTCGAATTGATAAAGACTGGAGATGCTGATATTGTAGTAGCAGGAGGAATGGAAAGCATGAGCCAAGCCGCGTTAGCAGTAAGATCTCACGTTAGATGGGGTGTAAAAATGTTGATGGGCAAGCAGTTGGAATTCGTAGATACAATGTTAATGGATGGCTTAACTGATCCATTTAATATGAAGCTAATGGGAGAAGAAGCTGATATGGTAGCTAAAGCTCATAATTTTACTAGGCAAGAGTTAGATGAAGTAGCTTATCAAAGTCATAAGAGAGCAGCTGAAGCTACAGAGAAAGGCTTGTTTGCCAGTGAAATAGTCCCAGTAGAAGTTAATGGGACGTTGATAACAAAAGATGAAGGCATAAGAGCCGATACTTCAATAGAAAAATTGTCGAAACTAAAGCCAGCCTTTAGTAAAGACGGTTTTCATACAGCAGGCAACTCTTCTCAATTATCTGACGGCGCTTCTGCACTTGTTTTAATGAGCGAAAAGGCAGTAAAAGAATTAGGCGTCGATCCATTAGCAAGAGTTTTAGGCTTTTCTTGGGCTGGAATTGAGAGTTGGAGATTTACAGAGGCTCCTATATTTGCAGTTAAGAAGCTCTTGCAGAAATTAAACATGGATATATCTAAATTTGATTATTTTGAGAATAATGAAGCTTTTGCAGTTAACAGCGTTTTAGCAAATAGATATCTAGGAATTCCCTACGATAGACTTAATGTTTTTGGTGGAGCGATAGCTTTGGGTCATCCAATTGGCGCTAGCGGAGCGAGAATTGTAACTACTTTAATTAACGTTTTGTCTAAAATGAAAGGAGAAAGAGGAATTGCAAGTATTTGTCATGGTACTGGAGGTTCTACTGCAATGGCTATTGAACTTTTAAGACCTCTATAA
- a CDS encoding tRNA (N(6)-L-threonylcarbamoyladenosine(37)-C(2))-methylthiotransferase, with translation MKVYFETYGCALNKGDTYIMMTLLKQRNHEIVNNPNEADVIVLNTCDVRLETGERMKSRIKELRKFGKKLVVAGCFSGAEPGVVKTLAPEASIIGPQALTKIIDAVEGEKVFSINAERSEITPRVFEGKIAIIPIADGCAGDCSFCITKLARRTLRSYSMRSIVEAVKEAVKNGAVEVELTGQDAAAYGLDFGGKIKLSDLLNEVLSIEGDFMIRIGMMTPEQFARDIDGILEAMRNPKLFKFLHLPVQSGDDNVLKLMNRKYTVDEYKELVKEARSKIPNINITTDIIIGHPGEDENAFENTLELMKEIKFERVHLAMYSIRPNTRSALMKQVPDSIKKERMKIAYKLYEDISLSIHKEYLNKRTKVITTEEGKKGSIIGRTLNYIPVILNGVEVGKWYDVEIIDYSFFDLRGTVV, from the coding sequence ATGAAGGTATACTTCGAAACTTACGGTTGTGCGTTAAATAAAGGGGATACTTACATAATGATGACTTTGCTAAAACAGAGGAACCACGAAATAGTTAATAATCCTAACGAGGCCGACGTAATAGTTCTAAATACGTGTGACGTTAGGCTTGAAACAGGGGAAAGAATGAAATCTAGAATAAAAGAACTAAGGAAATTCGGTAAAAAACTCGTAGTAGCAGGTTGTTTTTCTGGCGCAGAGCCTGGAGTAGTAAAAACGTTAGCTCCAGAAGCTTCAATAATAGGTCCTCAAGCTCTCACAAAAATAATTGATGCGGTTGAAGGAGAGAAAGTATTTTCAATAAACGCCGAGAGAAGTGAGATAACTCCAAGAGTTTTTGAAGGTAAAATAGCAATAATACCAATAGCAGACGGTTGTGCAGGAGATTGTAGTTTTTGCATTACTAAACTAGCTAGGAGAACGTTAAGAAGTTATTCTATGAGAAGTATAGTTGAAGCAGTTAAAGAAGCTGTAAAAAATGGTGCAGTTGAAGTAGAATTGACTGGACAAGATGCTGCAGCCTACGGATTAGATTTTGGAGGCAAAATTAAGCTTTCAGACTTACTTAATGAGGTTCTGAGCATTGAAGGTGATTTCATGATAAGAATAGGCATGATGACTCCAGAGCAATTTGCAAGGGATATCGATGGAATTCTTGAAGCTATGAGAAATCCTAAGCTGTTTAAATTCTTACATTTACCAGTTCAAAGTGGAGATGATAATGTGCTTAAGTTAATGAATAGAAAATATACAGTGGATGAATATAAGGAACTTGTCAAGGAAGCTAGAAGTAAAATACCCAATATTAACATTACTACAGATATAATTATAGGCCATCCAGGAGAAGATGAGAATGCATTTGAGAACACTTTAGAACTTATGAAAGAAATAAAATTTGAAAGGGTTCATCTAGCAATGTATTCCATAAGGCCTAATACTAGAAGTGCATTAATGAAGCAAGTTCCAGACTCTATTAAGAAAGAGAGAATGAAAATTGCATACAAGTTATATGAGGATATCTCTCTCTCAATTCATAAAGAGTATTTAAATAAGAGAACAAAAGTAATTACTACTGAAGAAGGTAAGAAAGGGTCAATAATTGGCAGAACTCTCAATTATATACCAGTAATTTTAAATGGAGTAGAAGTAGGCAAATGGTATGATGTAGAGATAATTGATTACTCGTTCTTTGACCTAAGAGGTACCGTTGTTTAA